From the Acinetobacter wanghuae genome, one window contains:
- a CDS encoding rod shape-determining protein, with protein MILKRLIGLFSPDLAIDLGTANTLIYAPGRGIILNEPTVVAIRHSGSQKIVAAVGLDAKQMLGRTPANISAIRPMKDGVIADFEVTETMLNQFIGKVHEKRLFPPAPRVVVCVPCKSTLVERRAIREAVYNAGAREVRLIEEPMAAAIGAGMPVEQACGSMVVDVGGGTTEIAIISLQGCVYADSLRIGGDVFDEQIINYVRKAHGCVIGETTAEVIKKEVGMALPDEGAKPLEIEVRGRNLAEGVPRAITVTSDEVTQAITDPLQYIVAAVKSALEQTPPELSSDIAERGIVLTGGGALLRNLDKLLAKETGLPVVVAEDPLSCVTRGGGKVLEFFDDPNHDMLFVG; from the coding sequence GTGATTCTAAAACGACTAATTGGCTTGTTTTCGCCGGACCTAGCAATTGACCTAGGGACTGCTAACACACTTATCTATGCGCCAGGACGAGGCATTATCTTAAATGAACCCACGGTTGTTGCCATCCGTCATAGTGGGTCACAAAAAATTGTTGCTGCCGTAGGTCTTGACGCGAAACAAATGCTAGGTCGTACGCCTGCGAATATTTCTGCAATCCGCCCGATGAAAGATGGTGTGATTGCCGATTTTGAAGTCACTGAAACGATGCTGAACCAGTTTATTGGTAAAGTGCATGAAAAACGTTTATTCCCACCGGCACCGCGTGTTGTGGTGTGTGTACCGTGTAAATCAACCTTGGTTGAACGCCGTGCAATCCGTGAAGCGGTCTATAACGCGGGTGCACGTGAAGTACGTTTAATTGAAGAGCCGATGGCTGCGGCAATTGGTGCAGGTATGCCCGTTGAGCAAGCTTGTGGTTCAATGGTGGTTGATGTTGGTGGTGGTACCACTGAAATCGCGATCATTTCATTACAAGGTTGTGTTTATGCAGACTCGCTACGTATCGGTGGTGATGTCTTTGATGAGCAAATCATTAACTATGTGCGTAAAGCGCATGGTTGTGTGATTGGTGAAACCACGGCTGAAGTCATTAAAAAAGAAGTGGGTATGGCATTACCTGACGAAGGTGCGAAACCACTTGAAATTGAAGTGCGTGGTCGTAACTTGGCTGAAGGTGTACCTCGTGCCATTACAGTCACTTCTGATGAAGTCACTCAAGCTATTACAGATCCACTGCAATATATTGTGGCAGCGGTGAAATCAGCACTTGAACAAACCCCACCTGAGTTGTCTTCAGACATCGCAGAACGCGGTATTGTGCTCACAGGTGGTGGTGCATTGCTACGTAACCTAGACAAGCTTCTTGCGAAAGAAACAGGGCTTCCTGTGGTTGTTGCAGAAGATCCGCTGTCTTGTGTAACCCGTGGTGGTGGTAAAGTCCTCGAATTCTTCGATGACCCAAATCATGATATGTTGTTTGTAGGCTAA
- a CDS encoding Maf family nucleotide pyrophosphatase, whose amino-acid sequence MAHIILASSSPRRRELLAQLGLEFDILSPDIDESVQAGESVAAYVERLARAKADAVATQYPDAIIIAADTSLGVDGEILGKPESKQHAFAMWRRISGRQHDVYSGVCILSKNEKYSIVVRTQVHFQALSLDDMECYWATGEPIGKAGAYAIQGIAARYIPKIEGSYSNVVGLPLYETVQLLQTVKALN is encoded by the coding sequence ATGGCGCATATAATTCTCGCCTCTAGTTCACCGCGTCGACGTGAACTGCTCGCACAGCTTGGACTCGAATTTGATATTCTGAGTCCAGATATTGATGAATCTGTTCAAGCCGGTGAATCGGTTGCAGCGTATGTTGAACGTCTCGCACGTGCTAAAGCCGATGCCGTTGCAACGCAGTATCCCGATGCGATTATCATTGCGGCGGATACCAGTCTCGGTGTCGATGGTGAGATTTTAGGCAAACCTGAATCAAAACAACATGCTTTTGCTATGTGGCGACGTATTTCTGGTCGTCAGCATGATGTATATAGTGGTGTTTGCATTCTTTCAAAAAATGAAAAATACAGTATAGTAGTTCGAACGCAGGTACATTTCCAAGCATTAAGCTTAGATGACATGGAATGTTATTGGGCAACAGGTGAGCCGATTGGAAAAGCTGGGGCGTATGCCATTCAAGGCATCGCAGCGCGCTATATTCCCAAAATTGAAGGCAGTTATTCCAACGTTGTTGGTTTGCCACTTTATGAAACCGTACAGTTATTACAGACAGTTAAGGCACTAAATTAA
- the mreD gene encoding rod shape-determining protein MreD — MSIAKMRSNRQRDPLFAIIISVVLASMLMVYPLSYSTSGWRPLFMLMVMLFWVLCQPTWCGIWFAFGTGIFADLLLDAPLGLNALSFTIIAFAARFLTRERRILTFANIWIITILAMVVHLMILFFAQVFSGVQFSFPRHWLPLITSVTIWPVLYYMLRKWRI, encoded by the coding sequence ATGTCGATCGCTAAAATGAGATCCAACCGTCAACGTGATCCTTTATTTGCCATTATTATTTCCGTCGTACTGGCATCCATGTTGATGGTTTATCCCTTGTCCTATTCAACGTCGGGTTGGCGTCCGCTATTTATGCTGATGGTCATGCTATTTTGGGTGCTGTGTCAGCCAACATGGTGTGGTATTTGGTTTGCATTTGGTACAGGTATTTTTGCGGATCTACTACTCGATGCACCGCTTGGCTTAAATGCCTTAAGCTTCACCATCATTGCTTTTGCAGCGCGCTTTTTAACCCGTGAACGCCGTATTTTAACCTTTGCTAATATTTGGATCATTACGATTTTGGCAATGGTTGTGCATTTAATGATTTTATTTTTTGCACAAGTCTTTAGCGGCGTTCAGTTCTCATTCCCACGCCATTGGTTACCCTTAATTACAAGTGTCACCATTTGGCCTGTTCTTTATTATATGTTGCGCAAATGGCGCATATAA
- the mreC gene encoding rod shape-determining protein MreC: MQAHLFSRQPPSFRSFIIALVACFVVLFFDWRMPHVIQPARDVLYAAYNPIYAVASYPVLSREWLTQQTKSEAQLRRENTAMQAELLQAQVRLQKISELSAENTRLRGLLDTPLIIDGRMEIAEVIGTDADPLRHIIVINRGSNSQLRVGQTVLDDKGIMGQVINVYPHSSRVMLLSDKEHSLSVRLEHTGMRAIVTGTGDLGRLKMEYVPTSANIKVGEKVYSSGLGQHFPAGYFVGTVSKVQRHNSGEFAQIDVIPAAQLAGGHHVVVLFSDSLAMEQPHVDR; the protein is encoded by the coding sequence GTGCAAGCACATCTGTTTTCAAGACAACCGCCATCTTTTCGCTCCTTCATCATAGCGTTGGTTGCATGTTTCGTGGTGCTCTTCTTCGATTGGCGCATGCCACATGTGATTCAACCTGCAAGGGATGTCCTGTACGCGGCATATAATCCAATTTATGCCGTGGCAAGTTATCCTGTGTTGTCGCGAGAATGGCTGACACAACAAACCAAGTCTGAAGCGCAACTGCGTCGTGAAAATACCGCGATGCAAGCTGAACTTTTACAGGCTCAGGTACGTCTACAAAAAATTTCTGAACTTTCTGCTGAAAACACACGCTTACGTGGATTATTGGACACGCCTTTAATTATTGATGGTCGTATGGAAATTGCTGAAGTCATTGGGACAGATGCCGATCCATTGCGTCATATTATTGTAATTAACCGCGGTTCTAACAGTCAGTTGCGTGTTGGACAAACCGTCCTTGATGACAAAGGGATCATGGGGCAGGTGATTAACGTCTATCCACATAGTAGCCGTGTCATGTTGCTGTCGGACAAAGAGCATTCTTTATCGGTTCGTTTAGAGCATACGGGCATGCGTGCTATTGTCACGGGAACTGGTGATTTAGGTCGACTGAAAATGGAATACGTGCCAACCAGTGCCAATATTAAAGTGGGTGAAAAAGTTTATAGCTCAGGTTTAGGTCAGCATTTCCCTGCGGGCTACTTTGTGGGTACTGTATCGAAAGTTCAGCGTCATAATTCTGGTGAATTTGCCCAAATTGATGTTATTCCTGCAGCACAGCTTGCCGGTGGTCATCATGTGGTGGTGTTATTTTCAGATTCATTAGCGATGGAGCAACCGCATGTCGATCGCTAA
- the rng gene encoding ribonuclease G, translating to MSNELLINVTPTECRVALIENGTVNELFVERSAKRGLVGNVYKGKVVRVLPGMQAAFVDIGLSRTAFLHINDMVWPRNQPMPNVFELLQPGQVLTVQVMKDMLGTKGARLSTDLSIPSRYLVLMPYGNHVGVSQRIESEEERVRLRSIIENVQKLHQLPGSVIVRTAAEGIEEEAIAQDMAYLAKLWEYIQRKQKSIAVPSLIFEELPLPQRVIRDLANEQTAKIYVDSREIHGKLVEFVDEFVPNMKQRLMHYPGEAPIFDLYHVEDDIQKALQTRVALKSGGYLMIDQTEAMTTIDVNTGSYVGGRSLEDTVFKTNMEATQVIARQLRLRNLGGIIIIDFIDMQEAQHREEVLNQFEKTLEGDHAKTKITQVSELGLVEMTRKRTRESLEHLLCESCPTCQGRGYVKSAETVCYEIFREILRYARAFESQTGFTVVAHPQVIDRLLTAEATAVADLEHFIQRVVKFQVENLYTQEQYDIILS from the coding sequence ATGTCTAATGAGTTGTTGATTAATGTCACACCGACCGAATGTCGGGTGGCGTTGATTGAAAACGGTACGGTGAACGAGTTGTTCGTCGAGCGTAGTGCCAAACGTGGTTTAGTGGGTAATGTGTATAAAGGAAAAGTCGTACGTGTACTTCCGGGTATGCAAGCGGCTTTTGTTGATATTGGCCTTTCGAGAACTGCATTTTTACATATCAATGATATGGTCTGGCCACGTAACCAACCGATGCCGAATGTCTTTGAATTACTGCAACCGGGGCAAGTGCTGACGGTACAGGTCATGAAAGATATGCTCGGCACCAAAGGCGCACGTCTATCCACCGATTTGTCCATTCCTTCACGTTATTTAGTACTGATGCCGTATGGTAATCATGTCGGTGTGTCGCAGCGTATTGAGTCTGAGGAAGAGCGAGTACGTTTACGTTCCATTATTGAAAATGTGCAAAAGCTGCATCAGCTGCCCGGTTCTGTCATTGTGCGCACCGCAGCAGAAGGCATTGAAGAAGAAGCCATTGCGCAAGATATGGCGTATTTAGCGAAGCTTTGGGAATATATTCAACGTAAACAAAAAAGCATCGCTGTGCCTTCGCTGATTTTTGAAGAATTGCCGTTACCCCAACGTGTCATTCGTGATTTAGCCAATGAGCAGACTGCCAAAATTTATGTTGATTCACGTGAAATTCACGGCAAATTAGTCGAGTTTGTTGATGAATTTGTGCCGAACATGAAACAACGTTTGATGCATTATCCGGGCGAAGCTCCTATTTTTGATTTGTATCATGTCGAAGATGATATTCAAAAAGCACTGCAAACACGTGTTGCACTGAAGTCTGGCGGCTACCTGATGATTGATCAGACCGAAGCGATGACCACCATTGATGTCAATACTGGTTCATATGTCGGTGGTCGTTCGCTTGAAGATACAGTCTTTAAAACCAATATGGAAGCAACCCAAGTCATTGCGCGGCAATTACGCCTACGCAATTTAGGTGGCATCATTATTATTGATTTTATTGACATGCAAGAAGCACAGCACCGTGAAGAGGTTTTAAATCAGTTTGAAAAGACCTTAGAAGGGGATCACGCTAAGACCAAAATCACTCAAGTCTCTGAACTCGGCTTGGTTGAAATGACGCGTAAACGTACCCGTGAATCACTTGAGCATTTGCTGTGTGAATCATGTCCAACCTGTCAGGGGCGCGGTTATGTCAAATCTGCCGAGACAGTGTGTTACGAAATATTCCGTGAGATTTTGCGTTATGCACGCGCATTTGAATCGCAGACGGGCTTTACCGTAGTCGCTCATCCGCAAGTGATTGATCGATTGCTGACCGCAGAAGCTACAGCAGTTGCTGATTTGGAGCACTTTATTCAGCGTGTCGTAAAATTCCAAGTCGAAAATTTATACACGCAAGAGCAATACGATATCATTCTCAGCTGA